From Phragmites australis chromosome 5, lpPhrAust1.1, whole genome shotgun sequence, a single genomic window includes:
- the LOC133918571 gene encoding probable calcium-binding protein CML21: MGGVIGHGDSPRNSSPASKLEKKMVEAMQQRALLGTSVKSFNSVIMKFPKIDESLRNCRSIFQQFDEDSNGEIDQQELKHCFQKLDIASTEEEIKDLFEACDIYEHMGMKFNEFIVFLCLVYLLNDPAVSEARKRMGLGSLEPTFETLVESFVFLDKNKDGYVSKNEMIQAINETTAGERSSGRIGMKRFEEMDWDKNGTVTFKEFLFAFTRWVGIDNDDDDDEE; encoded by the exons ATGGGAGGTGTAATTGGACATGGTGACTCGCCAAGGAACAGTTCGCCTGCATCGaagttagagaagaaaatggttGAAGCCATGCAGCAGAGGGCATTACTTGGAACTTCTGTGAAATCATTCAATAGTGTTATCATGAAGTTCCCTAAAATTGACGAGAGCTTGAGAAACTGCAGGTCTATCTTTCAACAATTTG atgaagattCCAATGGTGAAATAGATCAACAGGAACTGAAGCATTGTTTCCAAAAGTTGGATATCGCATCTACAGAAGAGGAGATAAAAGATCTTTTTGAGGCATGTGACATTTATGAACACATGGGCATGAAGTTCAATGAGTTTATTGTCTTCCTGTGCCTTGTTTATCTTCTCAATGATCCGGCGGTGTCAGAAGCA AGAAAAAGAATGGGATTAGGTAGCCTTGAGCCAACATTTGAGACATTGGTTGAGTCATTTGTCTTCTTGGACAAGAACAAAGATGGGTATGTCAGTAAGAACGAGATGATACAAGCAATAAATGAGACCACTGCAGGAGAGCGCTCTTCTGGGCGCATAGGCATGAAAAGATTTG AGGAAATGGACTGGGACAAGAATGGAACAGTGACCTTCAAGGAATTTCTCTTTGCTTTTACTCGCTGGGTGGGCATTGAtaatgatgacgacgatgacgaaGAATGA